One genomic window of Cupriavidus malaysiensis includes the following:
- a CDS encoding ornithine cyclodeaminase family protein, whose amino-acid sequence MPADAQLLLLDRDFVEPALQGDQVLAAVREAFVLHSQRAGRVFPVVRETLHTRGVFGIKSGDVASQDLLGFKAAGFWPNNRAKGGEPHQATIALFDPYTGRPLCIMDGNAITTARTGAAGALGLQQLARPDSTRICVFGTGVQATVQLKYALSMLPRRCTVRYVSISGEPEPRFEMAFRDHCAISVAHDRNEAVADSDVVITATPGGGALFDAAAVQPGTHLTCVGTDTAGKRELPQGVLQRARIFVDDQEQARTIGECQWAPELPCTEIGGLLAGTAPFERSASDITVFDMTGLALQDLTVARLLYEHALAKGTGTQVAWPW is encoded by the coding sequence ATGCCCGCAGACGCCCAACTCCTTCTCCTCGACCGCGATTTCGTCGAGCCCGCCCTTCAAGGGGACCAAGTCCTGGCCGCCGTTCGTGAAGCCTTTGTCCTGCACAGCCAGCGTGCTGGGCGAGTCTTCCCTGTTGTCCGCGAAACACTGCACACCAGGGGGGTTTTTGGAATCAAGTCTGGCGATGTCGCGAGCCAGGACTTGCTTGGTTTCAAAGCCGCAGGCTTCTGGCCGAACAACCGGGCCAAGGGGGGCGAGCCGCACCAAGCGACAATCGCATTGTTCGACCCGTACACCGGCCGGCCGCTCTGCATCATGGACGGCAATGCGATCACCACGGCCCGAACCGGGGCGGCGGGTGCGCTGGGCCTGCAACAGCTGGCTCGGCCCGACAGCACCAGGATCTGCGTCTTTGGCACTGGGGTACAGGCGACCGTGCAGCTCAAGTATGCGCTGAGCATGCTGCCCCGGCGATGCACCGTCCGCTACGTGAGCATTTCGGGGGAGCCCGAACCTCGATTCGAGATGGCATTTCGTGACCATTGCGCCATCAGCGTTGCCCATGACCGCAATGAAGCTGTTGCCGATAGCGACGTGGTCATTACCGCCACACCCGGTGGTGGCGCGCTGTTCGACGCAGCAGCTGTCCAGCCTGGCACGCATCTCACTTGCGTGGGTACCGACACCGCAGGAAAGCGGGAGCTTCCGCAAGGCGTGCTGCAACGTGCCCGTATCTTCGTCGACGACCAAGAGCAGGCCCGCACCATCGGGGAGTGTCAGTGGGCGCCGGAGTTGCCCTGTACGGAAATCGGCGGCCTCCTGGCCGGTACGGCGCCCTTCGAGCGCTCCGCCAGCGACATCACTGTCTTTGACATGACCGGCCTGGCGCTGCAAGACCTGACCGTCGCGCGCTTGCTCTATGAGCACGCTCTTGCGAAGGGCACGGGAACCCAGGTCGCTTGGCCATGGTAA
- a CDS encoding dicarboxylate/amino acid:cation symporter has product MKKWKLAHWILLSMVLGVAVGFACNRYAVDEAAAQAIASHFGVVTTIFLKMVKMIIAPLVFATLVSGISSMDGSRSIGRIGTKALAWFIAASLMSLGIGLVFVNLAQPGAHLNMPLPAADAATHLKTSALNVKDFLIHLFPSSIAEAMATNQIMQILIFSLFFGIALGKVPGPAGEFLKRTIDGVMEVMLRATNAVMAFAPFGIFSAIAGAVTVQGPGIIFTYGKLIGWFYVALFALWTALYCAGRAVLRSRMNELLKSIRDPMMIAFSTASSEAAYPKLTEVLQRFGVRKRLVGFVLPLGYSFNLDGSMVYQAFAAVFIAQAFGVHMPIGTQITMLLILMISSKGMAAVPRGSLVVVAAILPMFGLPEAGLLLVMGIDQILDMGRTATNVLGNSIATAVVAKWEGELSAAGAPEEEELTMASVGEHTDTVAVSS; this is encoded by the coding sequence ATGAAGAAGTGGAAGCTTGCCCACTGGATTCTCCTCAGCATGGTCCTGGGTGTAGCCGTTGGCTTCGCCTGCAACCGATACGCAGTCGACGAGGCAGCCGCCCAGGCCATCGCCTCTCACTTCGGTGTGGTGACAACCATCTTCCTGAAGATGGTCAAGATGATCATTGCACCCTTGGTCTTTGCCACGCTCGTCTCCGGCATTTCGAGCATGGATGGAAGCAGATCCATCGGCCGCATCGGCACGAAGGCGCTCGCTTGGTTCATCGCCGCGTCGCTGATGTCTCTTGGCATCGGCCTGGTATTCGTCAACCTGGCGCAGCCAGGCGCTCATCTGAACATGCCGCTGCCAGCGGCTGACGCGGCGACCCACCTCAAGACGAGCGCGCTGAACGTCAAGGACTTCTTGATCCATTTGTTCCCGAGCAGCATTGCTGAGGCGATGGCGACAAATCAGATCATGCAGATTCTGATCTTCTCGCTGTTCTTCGGCATTGCATTGGGCAAAGTGCCTGGCCCGGCCGGAGAATTCCTGAAGCGCACGATTGATGGCGTCATGGAAGTCATGCTGCGCGCTACCAATGCAGTGATGGCTTTCGCGCCTTTCGGAATCTTCTCCGCCATTGCAGGCGCGGTTACCGTGCAGGGCCCGGGCATCATCTTCACGTATGGAAAGCTGATCGGTTGGTTCTACGTCGCGCTGTTCGCTCTCTGGACTGCGCTGTACTGCGCTGGTCGTGCGGTCTTGCGCTCCCGTATGAACGAGCTGCTCAAGAGCATTCGCGATCCGATGATGATTGCGTTCTCGACGGCCAGTAGTGAGGCTGCCTATCCGAAGCTCACGGAAGTGCTCCAGCGCTTTGGCGTGCGTAAGCGCCTGGTTGGTTTCGTGCTGCCGCTGGGCTACTCGTTCAACCTCGATGGGTCAATGGTCTACCAGGCCTTCGCCGCCGTCTTTATCGCCCAGGCGTTTGGCGTTCATATGCCCATCGGTACCCAGATCACGATGCTGCTGATCCTGATGATCAGCAGCAAGGGGATGGCAGCAGTTCCGCGTGGCTCGCTCGTCGTGGTTGCTGCCATTCTGCCGATGTTCGGTCTGCCGGAGGCGGGCCTGCTGCTGGTGATGGGTATCGACCAGATCCTCGATATGGGGCGCACCGCGACCAACGTGTTGGGCAACAGCATCGCCACCGCCGTGGTGGCGAAGTGGGAAGGCGAACTCTCAGCTGCCGGAGCGCCGGAGGAAGAAGAACTGACGATGGCATCGGTTGGGGAGCACACCGATACGGTCGCGGTTTCCAGCTAA